The Gossypium arboreum isolate Shixiya-1 chromosome 2, ASM2569848v2, whole genome shotgun sequence region GGCTCGGAAACCATGATCGTGTCGACTTGTGCCAAGGCCGAGAAGCTTTTTTACCGCGATTTCCATACCGTTAGGCATTTTGCCATGATAAACAATGCCTGCACCTCCTCTTCCAATCACATTGCCATCCTTGACGCAGTCGAGGATTTCGGAAACGGTGAATTCGAGGTTTTGGAATGCTGTCATCTTCCAAGAATTCGAACCGTTCTTCTTGAATGACTTGGCCTTGATGATGGCGGCAGTGGCAAATATTAGAGAGCATATTAAAAGGCCTAGTGCAAATATTAGCTTGAAGTCCCTAGGGGCCTTTCTTGGGGTGCTTGTAACTGCAGAGAAATTGCAAGGGTTGTTGAGGAGAGAACCACATAGTTGAGGATTGCCTGCAAAAGATGAAGCGTTAAAGACGGCAAACTGGCCGGACTCCGGAAGCTTCCCAGAGAAATTGTTGAAGGAGAAGTCGGCAACGGTGAGGCTTTTCATTGATCCAATGCTTTTGGGAATGCCTTCATTTAAATGGTTCCTCGATACATTCAAGTAACTCAGAATATGCAAATCGGAAATCTCAAGTGGAATTGAGCCAGAGAGGTTATTTAGGCTCATATCAAGGTATGTGAGATGAAAACAGTTCCCAATCTCTGGTGGGATAATACCAGAAAGTGAATTTCTACTAACATCAAGCTTCAAAACTTGCATGAGTTCTCCTATAGAAGGTGGTATAGGACCCGAGAATTGGTTTCCGCTAAGTAGAAGGATTTCAAGAGAAGATAAGTTGGAAAGTGAAGATGGCAATGGACCTGAAAGGAGATTGTTTGACAAATTGAGCTGGCCTAACTTAACAGGTTTAGACGACATGTTACCATTTTCAGCCAATGTTCCCGAAAGGTAATTGTTGTGCAACTCTGCTAAGTTTAGTTGGGGCAAGTAAATGAAGCCATTTGGAATGGTACCATTCAAGTAATTCTGCCCCAACCTTACTCTAGTGAGACTGTAACATCTCCCCAGTTCTTCAGGAATGGACCCGAAAAGGAAATTTTTCATCAGGACCAATATCCTTAACTCATTCGAAGCACACAAGTGTGGAGGGATCGTACCGGTTAGCTTGTTGGACGATAAATCGAGCACTTGCAGCCTCCCGTTTCGACCGAGATTCTCAGGTATCACACCAGTAAAGTTGTTCATCCATAGCCCCAAGGTTTCTAAATTAGGCAAGTCAGCTACCAGATGTGGAATAGAGCCGTGTAGTGTGTTCATGAAGAGATTGAGAAGCCTGAGTTGCTTAAGATTGATGAACTCAGGTGGGATTTCTCCACTGAGTGCATTGTGGGAGAGATCAAGGTTCACCAAGTTGGTCAAGTTGCCTAGCTGCTCAGGAATTGGACCTGAGAGTAGATTGATATGGAGGTACAGAGTATCAAGCAACTGCAGCTTCCCCAACTCGTGAGGAATTGGACCATCCAATTCACAGCTTGAGAGAtccatgtgaactaaatttacTAAATTACCCAACTCTGAAGGGATACCCCCTTGGAAAACATTGTAATACCCCAAATAGATCTCTCTCAAGTTGACCAGGTTGCCTAACTCACCAGGAATTTTCCCACTAAGATCATTCCCGGCTAGTGAAAGATACTCCAACCCCACCAACGTGCCATAGCTTGGTGGGATTGTGCCATAGAAATAATTGCCACCAAGATCCAAGTACCTGAGTTTCTTCAATCCAACAACCCCAACCGGCAGAACAGCAGTGAAATTGTTGTTATAAGCATCAAACACTTCCAGGTTGCTGATGCTTGCATAGTTCCAATCCAGGTGACCATTGAACTGGTTGTTGGAAATGTTGAGAAACCGAAGGTCGCTTATATTGGCAATCTCAATGTTGCCAGTGAAGTTGTTGCCAGCAAGGGAGAGGTTGGTTAGCTTATCAAGCCTTGAAACCTGAGGTGAAACATAGCCGCACATATTCATATCTGTCAAGTCCAATGAAACAACTCGTCCCCCATAGCATTGTATGCCAGTCCAGGAACAAACCGAACTCGGATTCGAAGAATTCCATGAGCTTAACAGGGGTTCAGGGAACTGAAATCCATTCTTAAGTGCCACCAAGACATGAAAATCGGCATGTAATGAAGCAGAACATGAAGGAATGGTTAGATGAGAAAGTAATGTGAAAACAATGAGAGGGAACATGTTTGGTTTGAGAAAATATGTTTCAAGAGGATTGAGTTTGGAAGGAGTTGAAGCAAAGGGATTTAAGCCTTCCAACATTAAAAGATTTTCTAGAAAAGCAGGGAAAAGTGAAGGGAATCTGAGAAACTTCAAGTGTGTATAGGCTTAAAGAATCAGACATGTTGATAGAAAGAGTCTTGATATACAAGATAGAAGCTAAGCCTCTCCTTTTTTgctcttcctcttttcttttcttttcctttcttttctctcagAGAGATTGAAATTCTGCTAGTCATGGAAGGTGTTAGCTATTCCTTCTTATCTCTCTACCTTATGCTTCTTTAAGTAAAGTGGAACAAAAAGGAAAGACAAGGGATTTGTTTTGAAGGGTTTTACAAATTGATTGTCCTTAATCAATCTTTAAAATGAAATGGGAACAAAATTTAAATGAAAGAAGGAAAAAAGGGAGTTTCAGTAACAGAATTTTAAAGTTGAGATTATAGAGGAAGCCAAAAAAAAAAGGAGGTAAAGTTGATGCACTCTTTCCTTTATTTATATGACAAAAAAAGAATGCCCTTTAGCTTTAATCAAAACAATGATCTTTATTGCTTTGAATGAGAGATGATAGAATTGAAGTTTCAATCATTTTAAAATGGCTCAATTGCCCTGTTGCTTTTCATTAATTGACAACCATGTAATCCCATCTTGGTTTATCCCAATTATCAATGGAAATAAGTGGAATAGTAGTTAGATAGTAAAGCCTTGAGAATGTTTCAAAATCATGGGTTTTACCACAGCAATGCAAGGATCTTCAGATCAAAAGATTCCATTTCTTACTATTTCAGACTACTTTTTATTCTTTGGATTTGTTGCAGATCTGGGTTCTTGCTAGTTTTAGCATTAAACAAATGTAAATTATCAGAATCTATATATAATTTCTGTGATGAGTACAGGGGTTCTAAACTTCAAATCAGTCTCATCAGAAAATGGAGCTCAAATATTCTTTTTGACATTGGTTTCATCATCTTGATTCTTGCACATGAAGTTATTAGTGTTATATATCATAGGTTAAAATAGGCTATATAAGTTTTAGTACtcttcttatatttttatttttaggagtttagtattatttttagattttaaaatttaagctcaattattaatattttgttatatttAAGTTCATTATAACGCTGTTTTAATTACATAGCTATTGAGtgagtattttttattatttaaaaatgataCACTGACAAATTCAATAATGTTAAGAATTGAACTTGAACTTTAAAATCTGAAAAGTAGAtgaactaaattcttgaaaataaaaatagaggactaaatttttaatttttaaaaagtacaaaaacttatattttaacctgtataataaatataaaaaatggtttaattatgaattttaacCATCTTAAACTTTCGTCCTTAATAACTCTCTGCATTGCATATGAAGTGAACCATCACCTTAATTTATTCTAACATTTTGTATAACTTAATTATCTTAATAGAAGTTAAAAATTTGGCGGATAACCAAATTCAACAAAGAAATTCAATCAACAATAATATGCACGAGCAAGATAAAAGAAACTTGAATGATGCATGCATGGACGTCCCAATTAAAGGGGATTTCACAGTAAATATTAAAGTTCTGTTAGTCTTAAACTCTTGGGTCTTCACTGACGATTGTCATATCAACGTGACGGCCTCATAAATCTCCTCATATGGTTGGACCAGAAATGGATTTAAAGTTTAAAAGGCATAAATAACGAGTATTCCCATGAAGAGTTTAGACAATCTAGTGGTAATCTTACATAAGAAGCAGTAGAGTGAGATTTTCAATCTTTGAGTTGGGAACATGTGCCTGCAACATAGCAGGTCGAAAGGATTAAAAAAGATGTTGATTATTAATATATCATTACAATGTTTGTTGAATGatcaatatataattattttgcATGAAAGGAAGGAACCATTGGAAGCTTTTTTTTCTCTCTCGAATTTCATTCTTGAACAATCTTTTTCcttatcttttatttaaaaaaatattaattcaatATGTCCTTGATAACTTGTCCTACAGAGCTGGGACCAACTGTATATATTAATGTGCAAATTTGAGCTTTAATGGAAGATGGAATAGTCTTAAAGAGAGGGCTGAAAAGTAAAAGCaaatgtgtgtgtatatatatataaatatataaacctGCTTTTGATCTTCcacttgaaaagaaaaggaaaaatctAGGACCCTCAACTTCACATGGAAAAGAGTGCTGCTGTTGTATTAATTTGAACTCAAATATCACCGTTATCTTTCATAAAAAGAAAAAACTATGACATACCATTTACATGGGAAAGAGTGCTCTTGTTTTGTAATAACTTGATGTTTTGTTTTTGACTGTTGTTTTCCATTTCTCTCTCTGTCTTTCTCATAAAAATAGTTAATTGGCTGGCTCCAACTTGTGCTTGATTACTGCAACTGTTAATAAGGCAACCGATTTGAGCTTTTGAGGTGTCCCTATCTGACTTATCGATGGGGAAGGTGTGGCCCCTTTGAAGGGTCACTGTCCCTTTGGCTGGCCTCTCTTAAGGGCTCATGTGGTCACCCTCCATGTTATGCATTTGGTTAAACCAAAGGGAAATGATTAGTAATCCTAAGATCTTCAATCCTAAACCCTGTTAATTAGTTGTTGGTTTTTGACAAAATCCAGGGCAAATGGGACCATTTGGGTTCAAATCACGTAAAATCTTTGCAGCtttgaggaaaaaaaaaagttacaTTCTGAAAACCATAGTGgaaaacaaaataatatataaaataagatGAGGCAGGCAAGAATAAGGAAAAGAAGATTAAAATGGAAAGCAGGAGCAATAATAGTTGACTTTGCATCATAATAGAAGTGTGGCAGAGCATCTTGAAAGATAGAACCAGGTTCCATTTGCTTTCTCTGCGACTTCTTGTCAAACTTGATTCCATTCTACatgttttgtttatttattattcgGCGGCACTATACTTCACAATCTAATCTCTCTGCACATTTTCATACTATCAACTAATAACATTCCTTACCATTTCCAATTTGTGAATTTAGCCATTTAATGTTTTTCGAGTTTGAAGTGTTGGATCAAATTGTAAATATgttcatagttttttttttaacttaattttgtcataatttctaaaaataatgcaattatttttcaacaaaaatattaaatttttttatgatgtTTGCATGATAATTTATGTGACAGTTTATATTATTTCAACATTATACTAATTTTTTATATGTCACacgataaatattttaaaatttataaaatattcaaaaataacataaaatacatGGATTGTCATGTGAACCGtcacatttaaaaatttaatattttagtcaatatttttattaaaaactatAATTTGACTCTTTTTGAAAGGTTGATCCTCAAACTTATGAGggctatttcaatttttttaaacatgtcaaattaaagctGTCTGCCTGTGGTTTATTGTATTCTAAATATACTCCACTTTATATAGAAACTGACATTTAATGCTCGAGCTAACAGTGAGACTAACTAAAAGGCTTAGTTAATATGATTTTGATACTTTGAGGACTTAATTAAAATGTTGTGAAGTATGAtaccaatttaatatttttaagacatCTGGTGGAATCTAACCCTAAAAATATTCTgggttctttttcttctttctctatCCCAATAACGAAGTTTCAGGTATAAAATCATAGTACTGTCATAAAAATGTTTCAAAGTACCGCATGATGAAGAAGCAGTGGAGGAAGAAGAATGAAAATGCATATCCATGTCACTCTGGTCCCTTGCCGTGCATCAACATTCACAAAAATGgagatgaaaagatgacaacCTCAGGAGCACCAGTTTCCTGCTTTGTAGTACTCATTGAGTACTTATATGGCAATGTGACATGGAATTGTTGCTGTTTGGTAGCCATGATGATGATAAAATAAAAGCTTGTTTTTTCTTACAAGGAAACCTGAATTAATCATCTTCAATTACCTGCTTACTATTAAGGTAAACAACGTTATTAGTTTATAAACTATGAATAAGTttttgttttagtcacttaattacaaaagttttaatttaatcattaaaatatttgaaatcttTCAATTAAGTTATTAAGTTGTTAAAATTAATGCTGTATGACTTTCTCTATTCGCACTAGCTATAccaatcaaaaaccttttttctcttttcttctagatttaagtttttttcataaaatatcaaaattttaacaAGTTTTTTTTTCCAATCTTCAACTTTGACTATCAAATTGACTTGAATCTAAAGTATGTTCTTCTACTTGTCAATGGGTATTAATCCACCGTACCGGTCGTCGAATCGTCGCTTGGAATTCACTAGCaaaaattcttttttatttttttaagaaaaaaacttAATAATACATTGACTTAAATAAAAtcttttgaataatttagtgacttaaatgaaaactttcaaataatttacCAAATTGTAACAACTTTTTTagtgaccaaaacaaaaacttactcataatttagtgactaatggTGAAATTTACCCTTATTATTATAGATAAACC contains the following coding sequences:
- the LOC108460802 gene encoding leucine-rich repeat receptor-like serine/threonine-protein kinase BAM2, which produces MLEGLNPFASTPSKLNPLETYFLKPNMFPLIVFTLLSHLTIPSCSASLHADFHVLVALKNGFQFPEPLLSSWNSSNPSSVCSWTGIQCYGGRVVSLDLTDMNMCGYVSPQVSRLDKLTNLSLAGNNFTGNIEIANISDLRFLNISNNQFNGHLDWNYASISNLEVFDAYNNNFTAVLPVGVVGLKKLRYLDLGGNYFYGTIPPSYGTLVGLEYLSLAGNDLSGKIPGELGNLVNLREIYLGYYNVFQGGIPSELGNLVNLVHMDLSSCELDGPIPHELGKLQLLDTLYLHINLLSGPIPEQLGNLTNLVNLDLSHNALSGEIPPEFINLKQLRLLNLFMNTLHGSIPHLVADLPNLETLGLWMNNFTGVIPENLGRNGRLQVLDLSSNKLTGTIPPHLCASNELRILVLMKNFLFGSIPEELGRCYSLTRVRLGQNYLNGTIPNGFIYLPQLNLAELHNNYLSGTLAENGNMSSKPVKLGQLNLSNNLLSGPLPSSLSNLSSLEILLLSGNQFSGPIPPSIGELMQVLKLDVSRNSLSGIIPPEIGNCFHLTYLDMSLNNLSGSIPLEISDLHILSYLNVSRNHLNEGIPKSIGSMKSLTVADFSFNNFSGKLPESGQFAVFNASSFAGNPQLCGSLLNNPCNFSAVTSTPRKAPRDFKLIFALGLLICSLIFATAAIIKAKSFKKNGSNSWKMTAFQNLEFTVSEILDCVKDGNVIGRGGAGIVYHGKMPNGMEIAVKKLLGLGTSRHDHGFRAEIQTLGNIRHRNIVRLLAFCSNKETNLLVYEYMRNGSLGEALHGKKKGAFLGWNLRYKIAVEAAKGLCYLHHDCSPLIVHRDVKSNNILLDSSFEAHVADFGLAKFLVDGGASECMSAIAGSYGYIAPEYAYTLRVDEKSDVYSFGVVLLEMITGRKPVGEFGEGVDIVQWAKRSTNCRREEVSNIVDRRLTSVPKDEAMHLLFIAMLCAQENSIERPTMREVVQMLSEFARHSLDSQSSSSSSSFIQKKF